One genomic region from Halosolutus amylolyticus encodes:
- a CDS encoding MaoC family dehydratase — MRYQARGKYYEELEVGDIYEHRPGRTMTEFDNTLWTLSSLNMQPLHLDRHFAEETEFGERLMNSMFTLSVVVGAQVTDLTMGTTVANLGFEEISFPRPVFVGDTVYSETEIIDKRTSESRDDSGIVTFEHRGINQDGETVCSCTRVALMKHAPDAADLQT, encoded by the coding sequence ATGCGATACCAAGCACGTGGCAAGTACTACGAAGAGCTAGAAGTGGGTGATATCTACGAGCACCGGCCAGGACGAACGATGACCGAGTTCGACAATACGCTCTGGACGTTGTCATCACTGAATATGCAACCACTCCACCTTGACCGCCATTTTGCTGAGGAGACGGAGTTCGGCGAACGATTGATGAACAGTATGTTTACCCTTTCAGTGGTGGTCGGTGCGCAGGTAACTGACCTGACGATGGGAACGACGGTGGCCAATCTCGGGTTCGAAGAAATCTCGTTTCCACGTCCGGTTTTCGTCGGCGATACGGTATATTCTGAAACGGAAATTATCGACAAGCGAACTAGCGAGTCCCGCGATGACAGCGGCATCGTGACATTCGAGCACCGCGGTATCAATCAGGACGGCGAAACCGTCTGTTCGTGCACGCGGGTCGCGTTGATGAAGCACGCACCTGACGCCGCTGATCTCCAGACATGA
- a CDS encoding ABC transporter substrate-binding protein yields the protein MLTTDKPNRRKILAMTAAGAAGGLAGCLGGDNNGPNDGFRPIEASEIPPDGTEGSVNSWHIFNGWMEAITDSFEDEYGLSVNHAFHASPQPVRAELNQGNSEIDVSFGLPNILQEGLQDDNNWFEPLPTEIMDGWESNLEEVKELDEEHFTNDDGDVVAISYSSDWAPALVYNTDYFDEPPDSWDIFWEEDLAGDIALSQLHTYPCRIAALYTGQDPTDPDDFEEIEEVLVQQRDLNQTYWGDFSMAQEMMSREDIVATVNTPGRASLSRFQDDAPVDWTIPQEGSVLDYGQMFIPTGAPNPRGALAFLDWALRPENQVRLFTEHATAPTISAFDDYAEELDLSQEQIDFIDDSDRVPDDIPDYNNIEESAEVNAEYADLWTRVMGA from the coding sequence ATGCTCACTACTGACAAGCCGAATAGGCGAAAAATCTTGGCAATGACGGCTGCTGGCGCAGCTGGGGGGCTCGCGGGCTGTCTCGGCGGAGATAACAACGGCCCTAACGACGGATTCCGTCCGATCGAAGCATCCGAAATTCCGCCGGACGGGACGGAAGGCTCTGTAAACAGCTGGCACATCTTCAACGGCTGGATGGAAGCGATTACCGATTCGTTCGAAGATGAATACGGCTTGTCCGTCAATCATGCATTTCACGCCAGCCCGCAACCTGTCCGAGCAGAACTAAACCAGGGCAACAGTGAGATTGACGTCTCATTCGGACTACCGAATATCCTCCAGGAAGGACTCCAAGACGACAACAATTGGTTCGAGCCACTTCCAACAGAAATTATGGATGGGTGGGAGTCGAATCTCGAGGAAGTGAAAGAACTGGACGAAGAACACTTCACAAACGACGACGGCGATGTCGTCGCAATTAGTTACTCTAGTGACTGGGCTCCAGCACTAGTATACAATACCGACTACTTCGACGAACCACCGGATTCGTGGGACATCTTCTGGGAAGAGGATCTAGCAGGCGACATCGCACTCAGCCAACTCCACACCTATCCATGCCGAATCGCTGCGCTATACACGGGTCAGGATCCGACCGATCCCGATGATTTCGAAGAAATTGAAGAGGTACTCGTCCAACAACGGGACCTCAATCAGACGTACTGGGGTGATTTTTCGATGGCACAGGAGATGATGTCCCGTGAAGATATCGTCGCGACCGTCAATACGCCTGGCCGGGCATCGCTCTCTCGATTCCAGGACGACGCGCCAGTCGATTGGACGATTCCTCAGGAAGGAAGCGTTCTGGATTACGGACAGATGTTTATCCCGACAGGGGCACCCAACCCAAGAGGTGCGTTAGCATTCCTCGACTGGGCTCTTCGCCCCGAAAACCAGGTTCGACTGTTCACTGAACACGCAACTGCTCCGACTATTTCTGCGTTCGATGACTACGCTGAAGAACTGGATCTTTCACAGGAACAAATCGACTTCATCGACGACAGCGACCGAGTCCCAGACGACATACCTGATTATAATAATATCGAAGAAAGCGCCGAGGTAAACGCAGAATACGCCGATCTCTGGACGCGTGTGATGGGCGCATAA